One genomic segment of Hordeum vulgare subsp. vulgare chromosome 2H, MorexV3_pseudomolecules_assembly, whole genome shotgun sequence includes these proteins:
- the LOC123425928 gene encoding uncharacterized protein LOC123425928: MAWASCRPSSVLERVNRRWADALLGLPQRSRPGPGLRRADRLGARVFPARHAPPPPCVPAASRSRSSRLANHPSGAYVPAVPQAPFALPRRPAGPGSPSSSSLLRPACTAGDEPDPSARRPALLAIPSVRRTYWDVLMTRLTGDGQARPKRPLPAGQGLLPALAPRDVVQEGGMGAGSLHSGHGGSNRPGRSPEYYSGTSLRRPPPPRDPARDPRLPLPGSPGTVAAWRPPARSTWTGKRLCVRSWLRVPLRHLSRVMSQRPAIPRLGTSLTAPRHLPGGVIIRITAEGSGRAGLQCGAVMMAAVPTGAPLGRRVRTGAGMTGLLGTCRHRPCLLLRFPPRPRQRRRRSRRRRRPLGLTLSVLAA, encoded by the coding sequence ATGGCCTGGGCCTCCTGCCGCCCGTCCAGCGTCCTAGAGAGGGTAAACCGGCGATGGGCCGATGCACTCCTGGGCCTCCCCCAACGCTCGCGGCCCGGCCCAGGCCTGCGTCGGGCGGACCGGCTCGGGGCTAGGGTTTTCCCTGCCCGTcatgcgccgccaccaccctgtgTCCCCGCTGCATCTCGATCCCGCTCCTCTCGTCTCGCAAATCACCCGTCGGGCGCGTACGTCCCCGCCGTTCCCCAGGCCCCATTCGCTCTGCCCCGTCGGCCGGCAGGCCCtggctctccctcctcctcgtcCCTTCTTCGGCCTGCCTGCACAGCCGGCGACGAGCCCGATCCCTCTGCCCGGCGACCGGCTCTGCTTGCCATCCCCTCCGTGCGGCGCACCTACTGGGACGTGCTGATGACTCGCCTCACCGGGGACGGCCAGGCCCGGCCGAAAAGGCCTCTCCCGGCTGGGCAGGGACTCCTCCCTGCGCTGGCCCCTCGAGACGTCGTCCAGGAAGGGGGCATGGGCGCCGGCTCTTTGCACTCCGGCCATGGGGGTTCCAACCGGCCAGGGAGGTCCCCGGAATACTACTCCGGGACCTCCCTTCGCCGTCCGCCACCTCCTCGTGACCCGGCGAGGGATCCCCGCCTGCCGTTGCCGGGTTCGCCGGGGACTGTCGCCGCCTGGAGGCCGCCCGCGCGGTCGACCTGGACCGGGAAGCGACTCTGCGTGCGGAGTTGGTTGCGCGTCCCCCTCCGGCATCTCAGCCGCGTGATGAGCCAGCGCCCCGCGATCCCCCGGCTCGGGACCTCGCTCACCGCCCCGCGGCACCTTCCTGGCGGCGTGATCATCAGGATCACTGCCGAGGGGAGCGGTAGGGCGGGCCTCCAATGCGGCGCGGTGATGATGGCCGCCGTGCCGACTGGCGCTCCTCTCGGGCGGAGGGTGCGGACTGGCGCCGGGATGACAGGCCTTCTAGGCACGTGTCGCCACAGGCCCTGCCTGCTGCTCCGCTTCCCGCCCAGGCCccggcaaagaagaagaagaagtcgaagaagaagaaggccgctGGGTCTAACATTGTCGGTGCTGGCGGCCTGA